A section of the Deinococcus planocerae genome encodes:
- a CDS encoding AIM24 family protein yields MTNSDGSYSLRDFLAQTAERDNPGEVFELESSKMLEVKVQGRIWSKLGAMVAYKGNLSFKREGTLEGGLMKAFKRAVSQEMSPLAKIEGRGVAYLADQGKEITVLRLAGDSLNVNGNDLLAFEDSVNYDITMQRRAAGMAAGGLFSVRLQGSGLVAILSHGKPLTLRVTNNEPIFTDPNATVAWSGNLQPQLRMDASLKSIFGRGGGETYQMVFQGDGFVVVQPYEEFEAGLGGDESHGGGGVGRALGDLFD; encoded by the coding sequence ATGACGAATTCCGACGGCAGTTACAGCCTCCGCGACTTTCTCGCCCAGACCGCCGAGCGCGACAATCCCGGCGAGGTGTTCGAGCTGGAGTCGAGCAAGATGCTCGAGGTCAAGGTCCAGGGGCGCATCTGGAGCAAGCTCGGCGCGATGGTGGCCTACAAGGGCAACCTCTCCTTCAAGCGCGAGGGCACCCTGGAGGGCGGGCTGATGAAGGCCTTCAAGCGCGCGGTGAGTCAGGAGATGAGCCCCCTCGCCAAGATCGAGGGCCGCGGCGTCGCCTACCTCGCCGACCAGGGCAAGGAGATCACGGTCCTCCGGCTCGCGGGCGACAGCCTGAACGTGAACGGCAACGACCTCCTCGCCTTCGAGGACTCCGTGAACTACGACATCACCATGCAGCGCCGGGCGGCGGGCATGGCGGCGGGCGGGCTCTTCAGCGTGCGGCTCCAGGGAAGCGGCCTCGTCGCCATCCTCAGCCACGGCAAGCCGCTGACCCTGCGGGTGACGAACAATGAGCCGATCTTCACCGACCCCAACGCCACCGTCGCCTGGAGCGGCAACCTCCAGCCCCAGTTGCGAATGGACGCCTCGCTCAAGAGCATCTTCGGGCGCGGGGGCGGCGAGACGTACCAGATGGTTTTCCAGGGCGACGGCTTCGTGGTCGTGCAGCCCTACGAGGAGTTCGAGGCGGGCCTGGGCGGCGACGAGAGCCACGGCGGCGGGGGCGTCGGGCGGGCGCTGGGGGATTTGTTTGACTGA
- the murG gene encoding undecaprenyldiphospho-muramoylpentapeptide beta-N-acetylglucosaminyltransferase encodes MSLVVMATGGTGGHIYPAVATARELMGRGHEAWILGQRGGMEERVAREQGLAFQGVDAGKLARSGQGRPDPRELLRAARGLGEARSFLREKRPGAVVGFGGFASLPGVLGAQSLGLPTVLHEQNARLGLTQRLAAGRARAVGTAYPRVIGLSERKATLVGMPVREERLSRPEALARLGLQEGPLTILVMGGSQGSLALNGAVPDTLRHVLGVEGLLPEGNAVQVIHSTGPRWLSDVVPRVRDLPWYQPVGFVDAVAAWSAADLAITRAGTGTLAEAAFHGVPLVMVPLPESAENHQLHNARSVQEAGAGRVVEQARVEEALGSAVLECASPLRRAAMREAALSRSPAGAAGRFADLVEQHLR; translated from the coding sequence ATGAGTCTGGTCGTCATGGCAACGGGAGGCACAGGGGGCCACATCTACCCGGCGGTCGCCACCGCGCGCGAGCTGATGGGGCGCGGGCACGAGGCATGGATCCTCGGGCAGCGGGGCGGGATGGAGGAGCGGGTGGCGCGCGAGCAGGGCCTCGCCTTTCAGGGGGTGGACGCTGGTAAGCTCGCCCGCAGCGGGCAGGGCCGCCCCGACCCCCGCGAACTCCTGCGGGCCGCGCGGGGGCTGGGGGAGGCGCGGTCGTTCCTGCGGGAGAAGCGTCCCGGCGCCGTCGTCGGTTTCGGCGGCTTCGCCAGCCTGCCCGGCGTGCTGGGGGCGCAGAGTCTGGGCCTCCCCACCGTCCTCCACGAACAGAACGCCCGGCTGGGCCTGACCCAGCGGCTCGCGGCGGGGCGGGCACGGGCGGTGGGGACGGCCTACCCGCGCGTGATCGGCCTCTCCGAGCGCAAGGCCACCCTCGTCGGAATGCCCGTGCGGGAGGAACGGCTGTCCCGCCCGGAGGCGTTGGCGCGGCTGGGGTTGCAGGAGGGGCCGCTCACCATCCTCGTGATGGGCGGCTCGCAGGGGTCGCTGGCGCTCAACGGCGCGGTGCCCGACACCCTGCGGCACGTCCTGGGGGTGGAGGGGTTGCTGCCCGAGGGGAACGCCGTGCAGGTGATCCACTCCACCGGCCCGCGCTGGCTTTCCGACGTGGTGCCGCGGGTGCGCGACCTGCCGTGGTATCAACCCGTCGGTTTCGTGGACGCGGTGGCGGCGTGGTCGGCGGCGGACCTGGCGATCACGCGGGCGGGGACGGGAACGCTCGCGGAGGCGGCCTTCCACGGGGTGCCGCTCGTGATGGTGCCGCTGCCCGAGTCGGCGGAGAACCACCAACTTCACAACGCGAGAAGCGTGCAGGAGGCGGGGGCGGGACGGGTGGTCGAGCAAGCGAGGGTGGAGGAGGCGCTGGGCAGTGCGGTGCTAGAGTGTGCCTCGCCTCTCAGGCGCGCCGCGATGCGGGAGGCGGCCCTCTCGCGCTCCCCGGCGGGCGCGGCGGGACGCTTCGCGGACCTCGTGGAACAGCATTTGCGTTGA